Part of the Pseudomonas abietaniphila genome is shown below.
GTCTATGGGCGAACCGTCGAGCAGCGGCTGGCTGACAATACAGTGGTGAGCTGGACCTACGCCTTGCACAGCGACGACAACCACCCTGAAACCGTCGCCGTCACGCCACCGCTTGCGGCCCAAACGTCATAAGCAGCGGCATCGGAGCACTCACGCCCATCGCCGGGAACGCTGCCGCGCACGCCACGCTTCCCGGTGAACTGCACATTTCGAAGGATCGAAAACATGAACACTCCTTTCATCATTGGCCGTCAGACGTTCGACGGCCTGGGTCGCCAGCTGTCGGTTGACGCGGGCGGGCACACCTCCCGGTTTCATTACCGCGACGGCCAGCTCCCGCCCTCTTCGACGACCCTGGCCGACGGCAACGAAATCAGATTCACCTACGAGAAGCACCTCAACCATCAGTTGCTCAGCGTCGCAGCCGACGGCGAAGCCACGACCGAGATAACCCGTCACCCCGCCTTCGGTCATCCCGGCGCCGTGAGAGGTGAACGGGGACATCAAGCCTTCGCTTTCAGCGCCACCGGCCAACCTGCCGAAGACCACTGGACCGTTGACGGGCAGACCTACACGACCCGCTGGCTCTATTCCTTCGGCGGCCTGTTGCAGGGTTTTGACGATGCTCAGGGCATCGCCCACCGGCGTCAGTTCGATTCGGCAGGTCGGTTGCAGCAAACCCGCGTCGGCGAACTGGAAACCACCTACACCTATGACGCCCTGTCACGGCCGCTGACCGTCAACGTCAGCGACCCGGAAAACCGGCGCACCCTCACCACTTCGATCACGTATGACGCGCTCGGGCGTGAGCACATGCGCACGTTCACCGTCACGCAAAGCGAAGAAGGACACCCTCCTGCCATCAGGACGATCACCGAGACGACAGGCTATTCCGCTCTGGATCAGATCACGTCCCGACGCTGGACCGACGGCGATGAGCAAAGCGAGCAGCGCTTTGAATACGATGCGCGCGACCGGCTGGTGCGGTGCACGGCTGACAACCAGGCGGTGGCGGAGGATCCGTTTGGGAACCTCATCGTCGACCAGGCGTTCACCTTCAACGGGTTTAACGGCCATGAAACGGTGGTGAGCCTGTTCGCCGACGGAAGTCGGGACGAAGCCCGTTTCAGCTATGCAGACGACGATCCGGTTCGGCTGGTGAAAATCACCCACACCCACGCCTCCTGGCCATCGGAAATCACGCTGAGCTACGACGCCTGCGGCCGGGTCATCAGCGACAGCCTGGGCCGTCAATTCAGCTGGAATACCCAGGGCCGACTCACGGAAGTCCGCACACCGGCGGGGACTTGCAAGTATCGCTATGACCCCAGCGGACAGCTCACCGACCGCGAAGTGAACGGTGTGCTGACGCGTGATTTCTTCAGCGCGGATCAACTGACTCACCAGCAGACCGGCAACGACAGCGTTCAGTTGATCGGCGACCTGAACGCCCTGTTCGCCCTGAACAAGGTGACCGACGGCGTTCGCCAGACCCTGCTGCTCGGCACCGATGCACAAGGCAGCGTACATCTGGAAGCCGACAGCGCAGTGCGTGCCCGCCACTACTCCGCCCATGGTGCGAACGGTCTCGCCAGCGATCACGCAGCGTTCGGCTACGCCGGCGAGCAGCGCGAACCCTTGTCGGGCCTTTACATCCCGGGAGGGAATCGACCTTACGATCCGGTGCTGATGTGCTTTCTGGCCCCTGACACCGACAGCCCGTTCGGCCAGGGCGGGATCAATCCCTACGCGTGGTGTGCCGGAGATCCGGTCAATCGCATCGATCCGGATGGCCACAGTTGGGTGAACTACGCCCTCGCCGGCGCGGGCCTTGCGCTGGCGGCGGTGGCGTTGATTCCCGGTCTGCAAGCGGCCTTGCCCGCAGCGGGTGTGTTGATCAGTTCCGGGACAGGCCTGCTGACCACCGGCCAGATCGCGACGCTTGCCGCCGTGGCGCTGGATATCGTCTCGCTGGCCACCGGGGCCGCGAGCACGGTACTTGAGGCGACCGGGCATGACCGTACCGCGTCAGGCATTCTGGGCGGCATTTCTCTGATGACCGGCCTGTCTGGCGCCGGGATAGGCCTGAAACTGGCCGGCCTGAAACACGCCGGAGCCCGACAGCGGGCGATGGACATCAAGCAAGGCTGGACGCCGCCCAAGCCTGGTCGTCTGGGCAACGGTGAATTGCTGGCCCAGCACACCTCCAGAGGTGTGGACGTGGGTTTCATTGACACCTATCACGGCACCAATCGGGTCGCCCTTCTCACCCACGGTGATCCCAAGCGCGCATTGCTCATGGGTCCGGACGGCCACGTAGCCCGTGCCGCCGACATCGCACGGGACGTCATCGCGCCCCGGCTCGAAGCGCTCGGGGTCGGCGCCGATGAGACCTTCGTATTGCTCTCGTGCTGGAGCGGAAAAAACGGTGCGGCGCTGGAGATCGCCAAGGAACTGGGCCGTCCGGTTCAGGGGTTTACCCATAAAGTTTTTGTGAAAGGCTTCGCCAATCTGCAGAGTCCAGCCAACGCGGCGAATATCCCCAAGGAGGCCGTTCCGTATTTTGAGCGCCTGCGTGCGACGGGTAATCCGCTCAAAGCCTGGAAGACTACCCTGCGAGATGCACAGGCCACGATCTTTCACCCTGACGGCAGCATGACTGCGGTATGAAGAGGCTCGCGAACCTTAGCCGTTCGGCGCCACACCCCCTCAAGACTAAGGTTTAGCCTGCGGCAGGGTGTCGCGCCGGTGACCAAGCGGTATACTGCGGCGCCTTTTCCTGCCGCTGCGCCTGAGCGTTAGCCGAGCCAAAGGCCGTTTGCACGATTGCCCAGAGCATCCCGTGCAAACCGCCCTACATAATGTTCCCGCCTGATAGAGGAGAACGCCCCATGACCGTGATCAAGCAGGATGACCTGATTCAGAGCGTTGCCGACGCCCTGCAGTTCATCTCCTATTACCACCCCGTCGATTTCATTCAGGCCATGCATGAGGCCTACCTGCGCGAAGAATCGCCTGCCGCGCGCGACTCCATGGCCCAGATCCTGATCAACTCGCGCA
Proteins encoded:
- a CDS encoding RHS repeat domain-containing protein, whose translation is MNTPFIIGRQTFDGLGRQLSVDAGGHTSRFHYRDGQLPPSSTTLADGNEIRFTYEKHLNHQLLSVAADGEATTEITRHPAFGHPGAVRGERGHQAFAFSATGQPAEDHWTVDGQTYTTRWLYSFGGLLQGFDDAQGIAHRRQFDSAGRLQQTRVGELETTYTYDALSRPLTVNVSDPENRRTLTTSITYDALGREHMRTFTVTQSEEGHPPAIRTITETTGYSALDQITSRRWTDGDEQSEQRFEYDARDRLVRCTADNQAVAEDPFGNLIVDQAFTFNGFNGHETVVSLFADGSRDEARFSYADDDPVRLVKITHTHASWPSEITLSYDACGRVISDSLGRQFSWNTQGRLTEVRTPAGTCKYRYDPSGQLTDREVNGVLTRDFFSADQLTHQQTGNDSVQLIGDLNALFALNKVTDGVRQTLLLGTDAQGSVHLEADSAVRARHYSAHGANGLASDHAAFGYAGEQREPLSGLYIPGGNRPYDPVLMCFLAPDTDSPFGQGGINPYAWCAGDPVNRIDPDGHSWVNYALAGAGLALAAVALIPGLQAALPAAGVLISSGTGLLTTGQIATLAAVALDIVSLATGAASTVLEATGHDRTASGILGGISLMTGLSGAGIGLKLAGLKHAGARQRAMDIKQGWTPPKPGRLGNGELLAQHTSRGVDVGFIDTYHGTNRVALLTHGDPKRALLMGPDGHVARAADIARDVIAPRLEALGVGADETFVLLSCWSGKNGAALEIAKELGRPVQGFTHKVFVKGFANLQSPANAANIPKEAVPYFERLRATGNPLKAWKTTLRDAQATIFHPDGSMTAV